One window of the Gambusia affinis linkage group LG01, SWU_Gaff_1.0, whole genome shotgun sequence genome contains the following:
- the LOC122836271 gene encoding uncharacterized protein LOC122836271: MPRRGRRSEAAKVRWRKLESVPVVAEPGTPPLAPSAWNPTRSPPTKTSRLLEGGLPYQMSPVVRQDEEPRGQSTSPESRRGTGRRHRVETWPASRVTRRSCKLVLPTAEALEKKFALLVGDSHLRAIVDGYSTMPKGDFSLGMLASPGASAEELRLEVLDAVLPRPPEVICLLAPSNNLTASRTFVEAGAAFDALLRTVCNLSANVVVVDFPPRLGVKESVQQLLRQEFQRVAAQRGVRYLPVTEHFPLSSLALWSRDGVHLSDRPGMEVLSQLLEAAVSSQLELSAPKSPAPVMLAPPPPGTASPPAVRRPLPRLVVVGEVAAPRRLDPFAWTVVGGRKVLDTCLVDLSKILHI; the protein is encoded by the exons ATGCCCCGTAGGGGACGGCGCTCCGAGGCGGCCAAGGTGAgatggaggaagctggagagtgTGCCGGTCGTCGCCGAG cCTGGGACACCACCGCTCGCACCCAGCGCTTGGAACCCGACTCGGTCTCCGCCGACGAAG aCGTCCCGACTGCTGGAGGGTGGCCTGCCCTACCAG ATGTCGCCCGTGGTTCGTCAGGACGAGGAGCCCCGTGGGCAGTCGACTTCTCCGGAGTCGC GTCGTGGGACGGGGCGTCGCCATCGCGTGGAGACGTGGCCAGCTTCCCGGGTGACCAGACGGAGCTGCAAGTTGGTTCTGCCTACTGCCGAGGCTCTGGAGAAGAAG tttgctctTTTGGTTGGTGATTCCCATCTGCGTGCTATTGTGGATGGGTATTCTACCATGCCAAAGGGCGACTTCTCCTTAGGGATGCTTGCATCTCCCGGAGCTTCTGCGGAAGAGTTGCGGCTTGAGGTGCTGGATGCAGTTCTGCCTCGGCCCCCCGAGGTGATCTGTCTTCTGGCCCCAAGTAACAACTTGACCGCCAGCAGGACCTTCGTGGAGGCCGGAGCGGCGTTTGACGCTTTGTTGCGTACCGTCTGCAACCTCTCTGCTAAT GTGGTCGTTGTGGACTTTCCCCCACGCCTTGGCGTGAAGGAAAGTGTGCAACAGCTGCTGCGGCAGGAGTTTCAACGTGTGGCTGCTCAGAGAG gTGTTCGGTACTTGCCTGTCACTGAACACTTCCCGTTGAGCAGCCTAGCCTTGTGGAGCAGGGACGGC GTTCATCTGAGCGATCGTCCTGGGATGGAGGTCCTTTCTCAGTTGCTTGAGGCGGCGGTCTCTTCGCAACTTGAGTTAAGTGCACCGAAATCTCCAGCTCCTGTGATGTTGGCTCCTCCCCCCCCTGGGACGGCATCCCCCCCCGCGGTGAGACGTCCCCTGCCCCGGCTGGTTGTGGTTGGCGAGGTCGCTGCTCCGCGTCGTTTGGACCCCTTCGCCTGGACTGTGGTTGGTGGCCGTAAGGTACTGGATACATGTTTAGTTGATTTAAGCAAAATCTTGCATATTTAA
- the LOC122830086 gene encoding uncharacterized protein LOC122830086 → MTIYVYTLLPLNIIFHCLQLPRGGQGGDGYPQATGRMVDQQGDLLDSSIPPNPVWFSPTLLEEMDRIVPASGLDAPIPTCSPTRKKKTSPRRRPISDPSKLNPVERQMEGAPRETTTPARRQARSPVPPMDVEAPTESSSVPLEDHVRDGSCQASALEPGISGPPVLSVSASHSQADKRYAAFSRNHQCTCMALTFLAYHNEGLQFDTVLLDRVIEKGDQLYVGVKQQLISDGTFRDNHLTFEEMPDHVLTDRNIYAVHTTGLRVGHVFAGSGSPQGSRQLGLPLALQLECLSENVTHAFLLVTPECIAVFRDRSGRFGVFDSHSRNSAGLPHPSGTAVMMTFCKLSDMVNHLLKLFRNRGPNATYEFVPVGFVRDNDDPSERPNSSQDLAFQNVSPGGPNVNPTVFKPESISEEEMPPWLREVANVLEETAPTVPNLSKASKAKRRKIRDRVKAQQGQNVKTKIKKSAYEKDRYIKSPTFRTNKLQALKETYILHQAQRKDQIKNRYRTDASFRKRQINYVMYRFNFVRSFRANHKAYMAEYIRKRFRDDPVFRNTQKAYIRNRFRNDPVFRSRQKSYIRNRFRNDPVFRSRQKSHNRNRFRSNPVFTSQHKKTMREYMKVKYHSESAYRVKHNKKCAANRRGKLSREALSKNLTLQHALRIRRKYKRNVGFHLETPRPLMSDKMKAAIQNFYKNIQNGPTYVCTVCHRALFPNQVKHCKRDKYTKNM, encoded by the exons atgacaatatatGTATATACCTTGCTTCCactgaatataatttttcattgtttacagTTGCCTCGCGGGGGCCAGGGTGGTGATGGCTATCCACAGGCCACTGGGAGGATGGTTGACCAACAG ggaGACCTGCTGGATTCTTCCATCCCCCCGAATCCTGTGTGGTTCAGCCCAACGTTGCTGGAGGAGATGGACCGGATCGTTCCTGCGTCTGGCCTTGACGCTCCGATACCTACATGTTCTCCGACGAGGaagaag aagacGAGTCCGAGGCGTCGTCCAATTTCCGATCCCTCCAAGCTGAATCCGGTGGAGCGGCAG ATGGAGGGAGCGCCGAGAGAGACCACCACGCCAGCTCGTCGCCAGGCACGGAGTCCGGTCCCCCCGATGGACGTCGAGGCCCCTACCGAGTCCTCTTCCGTGCCGCTGGAGGACCATGTCCGGGATGGGAGCTGCCAG GCTTCTGCGCTGGAACCCGGGATCAGCGGTCCACCTGTCCTGTCGGTAAGTGCCTCACATTCTCAAGCCGACAAAAGGTATGCTGCATTTTCCCGCAATCACCAGTGCACATGCATGGCACTCACATTTTTAGCTTACCACAATGAGGGGTTGCAGTTTGACACAGTGTTGCTTGACAGAGTGATTGAAAAAGGAGACCAACTTTATGTCGGCGTTAAACAGCAACTGATCAGTGATGGAACGTTTCGTGACAATCACTTGACATTTGAAGAGATGCCTGACCATGTGTTGACTGACAGGAACATCTATGCTGTACACACAACTGGTTTAAGGGTAGGTCATGTTTTTGCTGGTAGCGGGAGCCCTCAAGGATCTCGACAATTGGGTTTGCCTCTTGCCCTGCAACTGGAATGTCTGTCGGAAAATGTCACCCATGCTTTTCTTTTGGTGACTCCAGAGTGCATTGCAGTTTTCAGGGACAGAAGCGGTCGGTTTGGAGTTTTTGATTCCCACTCAAGAAATTCAGCAGGCCTGCCCCATCCCAGTGGAACTGCAGTAATGATGACTTTCTGCAAACTGTCTGACATGGTCAACCATCTGCTGAAGCTCTTTCGAAACCGCGGTCCCAATGCCACCTATGAGTTTGTGCCAGTAGGTTTTGTCAGGGACAATGACGACCCTTCTGAAAGGCCAAATTCTTCTCAAGATTTGGCCTTTCAGAATGTTTCACCTGGAGGCCCAAATGTAAATCCAACTGTTTTCAAACCAGAGAGCATCTCTGAAGAGGAAATGCCTCCTTGGCTTAGGGAAGTCGCAAACGTTTTAGAGGAGACAGCTCCAACTGTTCCAAATTTGTCAAAAGCATCAAAAGCCAAGAGAAGAAAGATTAGAGACAGGGTTAAAGCGCAGCAGGGAcagaatgtaaaaacaaaaataaaaaaaagtgcatatgAAAAAGACAGATATATAAAATCTCCAACATTTAGGACCAACAAACTACAGGCCTTAAAAGAAACATACATTCTTCATCAAGCACAGAGGAAGGATCAGATCAAAAATAGATATAGGACAGATGCATCTTTTCGGAAGAGACAAATAAATTACGTTATGTACAGATTCAACTTTGTCCGCAGCTTCAGAGCCAATCATAAAGCTTACATGGCTGAGTATATAAGGAAACGGTTCAGAGATGACCCTGTCTTTAGAAACACGCAAAAAGCATACATTAGGAATCGATTCAGAAACGATCCAGTCTTCAGAAGTAGACAAAAATCATACATCAGAAATCGATTCAGAAACGATCCAGTCTTCAGAAGCAGACAAAAATCACACAATAGGAATCGATTCAGAAGCAATCCGGTCTTCACAagtcaacacaaaaaaacaatgcgTGAATATATGAAGGTGAAGTATCATAGTGAGTCTGCTTATCGGgtcaaacataataaaaaatgtgctgCCAACAGAAGAGGAAAACTATCCAGAGAAGCACTTTCCAAAAATTTAACACTGCAACATGCTTTGCGAATCAGAAGAAAGTACAAACGAAATGTAGGCTTCCACCTTGAAACTCCACGCCCTCTGATGAgtgacaaaatgaaagctgCGATACAAAACTTTTATAAGAACATTCAAAACGGACCCACATATGTTTGTACCGTGTGCCACAGAGCTCTTTTCCCCAATCAAGTAAAGCACTGCAAACGAGATAAATATACCAAGAATATGTAG